A window from Aquiluna borgnonia encodes these proteins:
- a CDS encoding adenosine deaminase, with the protein MDIKSLPKISLHDHLDGGLRPQTIIELAAEVGHTLPSTDPIELGAWFAESANSGSLVRYLETFDHTVAVMQTRKGLERVAYEAVLDLAEENVIYAELRWAPEQHLAGGLSLDETVEAVQDGLERGMQDVEARGGFIRTGQLVTAMRHADRGMEIAELAVRQRNNGVVGFDIAGAEKGFMPSRHKAAFDFLAEELFPCTVHAGEADGVESIRDAIVSGRALRLGHGVRLVEDIMFSRTEGDTDLVVLGPVAQWVHDRGIALEVSPSSNLQTGAFEMLGDTMADHPFDILYDLGFKVTVNTDNRLMSATNLTKELEILVETFGYTLEDLEQFQLNAAEAAFQGLPEREELMDMIEIGFESQR; encoded by the coding sequence TTGGACATCAAATCCCTTCCAAAGATTTCTTTGCACGACCACCTCGACGGTGGATTGCGCCCGCAGACGATCATCGAGCTCGCCGCAGAGGTTGGTCACACTCTGCCCAGCACCGACCCCATTGAACTTGGTGCCTGGTTTGCCGAGTCTGCAAATTCTGGATCGCTGGTTCGCTACCTGGAAACCTTTGATCACACCGTTGCGGTGATGCAGACTCGGAAGGGTTTGGAGCGAGTGGCCTACGAGGCCGTATTGGACCTAGCCGAGGAAAACGTGATTTACGCCGAACTTCGCTGGGCCCCAGAGCAGCACCTGGCAGGTGGCCTGAGTCTAGATGAGACCGTTGAGGCGGTTCAGGATGGTCTAGAGCGAGGCATGCAGGATGTTGAGGCCAGGGGCGGTTTCATCAGAACCGGCCAACTGGTAACTGCGATGCGTCATGCCGATCGCGGCATGGAGATAGCCGAGCTGGCAGTGCGCCAGAGAAACAATGGAGTCGTTGGGTTTGACATCGCCGGGGCTGAAAAGGGCTTCATGCCCTCAAGGCACAAGGCGGCCTTCGACTTCCTAGCCGAGGAGCTTTTCCCCTGTACTGTTCACGCCGGAGAGGCCGACGGAGTCGAATCTATCCGCGATGCCATTGTTTCGGGACGCGCACTGCGACTGGGACACGGAGTCCGTTTGGTTGAAGACATTATGTTCTCGCGGACCGAGGGCGACACCGACTTGGTGGTGCTTGGTCCGGTTGCGCAGTGGGTTCACGATCGCGGCATCGCCCTGGAGGTCTCGCCATCTTCGAACCTTCAAACCGGCGCGTTTGAGATGCTCGGTGACACCATGGCGGACCACCCATTTGACATTCTTTATGACCTGGGATTCAAGGTGACGGTGAACACCGACAATCGCCTGATGAGCGCAACCAACCTCACCAAAGAGCTTGAGATTCTCGTTGAGACCTTCGGCTACACCCTTGAGGACCTCGAGCAGTTCCAGCTCAATGCTGCTGAGGCTGCATTCCAGGGACTTCCTGAGCGCGAGGAGCTCATGGACATGATTGAGATCGGTTTCGAAAGCCAGCGCTAG